The Candidatus Omnitrophota bacterium genome contains a region encoding:
- a CDS encoding ABC transporter permease subunit, which translates to MNWQTNPVVFRELIRHLRSPRAFRSLFLVLSITGLIFCFNYYVGMRSWTIDHRDGRTIFFPLIYILCLFGFPLSALASAGIVHEREADTLDLLLTSPLRRLSILWGKCAANLVYALLFAAAILPFLSICFLIGGISINDMAQCFSAIFGFYVLAVMMGVFVSLFSVSTASASRVSIGLLILLILGPYAFRYIWEILKIMLAKSTAQDWSGFGLELAINPFAAIVLVNVPMSISSVVPGGGKSRSYILKFFADNPGVVSGFVNLLLALILFLITAYLFHLLGPLLSARFNWNIFPRRNQSSQNAKNATIEDSIQPFFDALGKAAYQKETLFYNRKLLTQDRTLIIAMAIISFLIAWVFWAATGGGHDVNDFMHVRVVIASLSAAITCFFSHIAPSHSITVEKRRETWPLLRTTTIPSISIIRGKVFGHFKQSVYPILALFIFYYLANFFFALWHNRWPNRYYLTDLFFLLSFYLCCIYFYTCLGIMFSSLSRDDGISPSRKTFGTVMLHAIIPYLVTAAIMMTAVVFNPFQTMNIKEHPWLNAIYNYLYFFSPLSLPAPIEWNGIHYAILFVHSIALIVLGTIFMWGACGYIKKRE; encoded by the coding sequence ATGAATTGGCAAACCAATCCCGTCGTTTTTCGCGAATTGATCCGGCATTTGCGTTCGCCCCGCGCTTTTCGAAGCCTCTTCCTTGTATTATCGATTACCGGCTTGATATTTTGCTTCAATTATTATGTGGGTATGCGTTCGTGGACGATCGATCACCGAGATGGCCGGACAATCTTTTTTCCCCTCATCTATATTTTATGTTTATTCGGATTTCCCTTATCGGCGTTGGCATCCGCCGGAATCGTTCACGAGCGGGAGGCGGATACGCTTGACTTGCTGCTGACGTCGCCGTTGAGGCGATTATCGATTTTGTGGGGAAAATGCGCCGCCAACCTGGTCTACGCCTTATTGTTCGCCGCCGCCATTCTGCCGTTTCTTTCTATTTGCTTCCTCATCGGGGGCATATCGATCAACGATATGGCGCAATGCTTCAGCGCCATTTTCGGTTTTTACGTGTTGGCGGTGATGATGGGCGTCTTCGTTTCTCTGTTTTCCGTCTCTACTGCCTCCGCCAGCCGGGTATCTATCGGCTTGTTGATCTTATTGATTTTGGGGCCTTATGCCTTCCGTTATATATGGGAAATCTTAAAAATCATGTTAGCCAAATCCACAGCTCAAGATTGGAGCGGTTTTGGATTGGAATTGGCTATCAATCCTTTCGCCGCCATCGTCCTTGTGAACGTTCCTATGTCGATTTCCAGCGTAGTTCCAGGGGGCGGCAAGTCGAGAAGTTACATTCTCAAGTTTTTCGCCGACAATCCGGGCGTAGTCTCCGGATTCGTAAATCTCTTGCTTGCGTTGATTCTCTTTCTGATAACGGCGTATTTATTTCATTTATTGGGACCGCTTCTCTCGGCGCGATTCAATTGGAATATCTTTCCGCGCCGAAATCAATCATCCCAAAACGCGAAAAATGCGACTATTGAGGATTCCATACAACCCTTTTTCGACGCCTTGGGAAAAGCCGCTTATCAAAAAGAGACATTGTTTTATAACCGCAAATTGCTTACGCAGGATCGAACGCTCATAATCGCCATGGCCATCATCTCTTTTCTGATTGCATGGGTATTTTGGGCGGCGACGGGCGGAGGCCATGATGTTAACGATTTTATGCACGTGCGAGTCGTCATCGCCTCGCTCTCGGCGGCCATTACTTGTTTCTTTTCCCATATCGCTCCCAGCCATTCCATAACCGTGGAGAAGCGGCGCGAAACCTGGCCTTTGCTGCGAACCACTACCATACCCTCCATCAGCATTATTCGCGGCAAAGTCTTCGGCCATTTCAAGCAATCCGTTTATCCCATTTTGGCTTTGTTCATTTTTTATTATCTGGCCAATTTCTTTTTCGCTTTATGGCATAATCGTTGGCCCAATCGCTATTATTTAACGGATTTGTTTTTTCTCCTCTCGTTTTATCTGTGCTGCATCTACTTTTATACTTGCTTGGGGATTATGTTTTCCAGTTTGTCCCGCGATGACGGCATTTCACCTTCCCGCAAGACCTTCGGGACCGTTATGCTTCATGCCATTATCCCCTACCTCGTCACGGCCGCGATTATGATGACGGCGGTCGTTTTCAATCCTTTCCAAACGATGAATATCAAAGAACACCCGTGGTTGAATGCGATTTACAATTACCTTTATTTTTTCTCTCCCCTCAGTCTTCCCGCGCCGATCGAATGGAATGGGATTCATTACGCCATCCTATTCGTCCATTCCATCGCTTTGATCGTTCTTGGAACCATATTCATGTGGGGCGCCTGCGGCTATATTAAAAAGAGAGAATAA
- a CDS encoding HD domain-containing protein, with protein MDSLFPEENKTKKIYVNELQVGKDVQSLFVITRIALREYDKGQLLNLRLGDKTGKVSAVLWGGAEEAYKRLREGDLVSVAGKVNSYQNDTQITVRSIQAVPAPEDLDPADFLPASLKPLEEMAAEFDGMLETMKDEDYRALLLAFRQDESLWQEFSRAPGAKMWHHPYLHGLLEHTLSVMRLCRAIAPNYPRVAEDLLLAGAVFHDAGKMREFVYHYRIDYSTDGRLLGHIYMGTALAENLMDRLPDFPPEKRRRLLHVILSHHGEVERSPILPMTLEANLLHHIENMDAQMAAYEREMDKAESGAKEWTGYVNLIQRYLYLGENHSPSQNDRDED; from the coding sequence ATGGATTCTTTATTTCCAGAAGAGAATAAAACCAAGAAAATCTACGTCAACGAACTGCAAGTGGGTAAAGACGTGCAATCCCTATTCGTCATTACCCGCATCGCCTTGCGGGAATACGACAAGGGGCAGTTGTTGAACCTGCGGCTGGGAGATAAGACGGGGAAAGTTTCCGCCGTCTTGTGGGGCGGCGCCGAGGAGGCGTACAAGCGGCTGCGCGAGGGCGATCTCGTCTCCGTCGCCGGAAAAGTCAATTCCTACCAGAACGATACGCAGATCACGGTGAGAAGCATCCAAGCCGTACCCGCGCCGGAAGATTTGGACCCGGCGGATTTTCTTCCCGCTTCGCTCAAGCCGCTAGAAGAGATGGCGGCGGAATTCGATGGGATGTTGGAGACGATGAAGGATGAGGATTACCGCGCCTTATTGCTAGCCTTTCGCCAGGACGAGAGCCTATGGCAAGAATTCAGCCGCGCGCCCGGCGCCAAGATGTGGCATCATCCCTACTTGCATGGATTGTTGGAGCATACGCTGAGCGTCATGCGCTTGTGCCGAGCCATTGCGCCCAATTATCCCCGCGTGGCGGAAGATCTGCTTCTGGCCGGGGCCGTCTTTCACGACGCGGGAAAAATGAGGGAATTCGTCTACCACTACCGCATCGATTATAGCACCGACGGCAGGCTCTTGGGGCATATTTACATGGGGACGGCCTTGGCGGAAAATCTGATGGATCGCTTGCCAGATTTTCCCCCGGAAAAACGCCGCCGGCTGTTGCATGTCATCTTATCTCACCACGGCGAAGTCGAGCGCTCTCCTATTCTCCCCATGACGCTTGAAGCCAACCTGCTGCACCACATCGAAAATATGGACGCCCAGATGGCCGCTTACGAACGGGAAATGGACAAGGCCGAAAGCGGCGCCAAGGAATGGACTGGCTACGTCAACCTGATCCAGCGCTATTTGTACCTTGGAGAAAACCATTCGCCAAGCCAAAATGATAGGGATGAAGATTAA
- a CDS encoding zinc metallopeptidase — MEFILMIFIILIMAIASKNVQATFRRFSEVPIRRRITGAQAARYILDSNGLQNIPIERIAGALTDHYDSRSKILRLSEPVYNSASISAVGVAAHEAGHALQDKSGYFALQLRQGFYPIASVGSNLGMGLIFIGLFAATLFQLGATGFTIALIGLVLYACAVLFTIITLPVEFNASRRALACLTEYGIVNEEENAGTRKVLNAAALTYVAAAVGSILTLLYYAMIIFGNRD; from the coding sequence ATGGAATTCATTTTAATGATCTTTATCATTCTGATAATGGCTATCGCCAGCAAAAACGTTCAGGCGACGTTCCGGCGATTCAGCGAAGTTCCCATCCGGCGGCGCATTACCGGCGCCCAGGCGGCGCGGTATATTCTCGACTCTAACGGCTTGCAGAATATTCCCATCGAGCGCATAGCGGGCGCTTTGACCGATCATTACGACTCGCGCAGCAAGATTTTGCGCTTGTCGGAACCGGTTTATAATAGCGCCTCCATTTCCGCCGTCGGCGTCGCCGCTCACGAAGCAGGCCATGCGCTGCAGGACAAAAGCGGCTATTTTGCTTTGCAGTTGCGGCAGGGATTCTACCCTATCGCTAGCGTTGGGTCCAATTTGGGCATGGGATTGATTTTTATTGGTTTATTCGCCGCCACTTTGTTCCAGCTTGGCGCGACGGGCTTTACCATCGCTCTAATTGGCTTGGTATTGTACGCTTGCGCCGTGCTTTTCACCATCATCACGCTGCCTGTCGAATTCAACGCCAGCCGCCGGGCGCTCGCTTGTCTGACAGAGTATGGCATCGTTAATGAGGAAGAAAATGCTGGAACCCGCAAGGTTCTCAACGCGGCGGCGTTGACGTATGTGGCGGCGGCTGTCGGTTCTATACTGACTTTGCTTTACTACGCCATGATTATTTTTGGCAACCGGGATTGA
- a CDS encoding DUF4175 family protein yields the protein MTSYKPWLSPAHFHRLYRRNFSRRLLELILLALTGGLLGLQFLYFSAEIFRLSNLAINIVFLLIAVVFLRTLYRYVLEWASHGIRLASYFRQWEERHPEAANRSSLMIYAEKHPEEIKRLGYSSELLEADDRWLSGYLERIGQEEQKSLSIVLAIVFLAVSISSGLYYSIRGDLARERLDRIVQALYIRGTSVEPAALVTSSAVQAARGEPVMLSAVRRDGNFASSAFIHLANASGWKTYPAAVLGSRIAFSVPALHERMEYFFSAGGSISNQGFAIPLDPPVLAEGVITITPPSYTARPPEVLSGLRPISVLRNSRIVIEATATEPLQSASFLWNEESRPAEVIGKTIFAAFTADRSGEYSLQLTDEHGLSNNGRGYKLTAIPDATPEIAILQPPAVIPMPAAMKQRLQVRASDDYAVHRIYFHYAVNNNQNTAKEEFLWAYTQETAKDVGSATQFFLTFDWDMEPLMMFPGDEASYYFTAWDGDQIDGPKMGRSSTNIVRYLSLVDLLSDLDESESQQVGGLSDVVEEQKQITEDVKKTLGNVEDKIENAADNEESEKDLWMEKKDLEALKDRQEQLVEEAKKIEEELGKYQQSAEENLSPEEQKQQGFTPETLEKMTRIQDLLKELLDKDSMQVMQKLEQTVEQLSKQINAEQLQDLNFSMENFEQQLERTLNMLEDAYDVRQLEGLRQMTEELAQRQEHLKRETEEIAQAKQSLDDQIAQAEKEAENAAKTGENASEKSPDEGKKEGDESAKSDEAAQKLEELKAQKKELENQESMLAERQRNLEKDANEMMQKMQGMQKNLQEKNPVISQKLQEMAEKAMAQNLQNELAQATQKLQQGQSQQAQPHQQNAQNQLQEMAQELQDNSFDLGGMNMQMDMTALKRLVDRGLFLSEQMESLTESPLGRGAASLALRRASAFHRELRRIEGEWTALSQSNPFMSRDVEAFLRRGEERLQKAVDAGQGVQWVGLHETRQSMMALNTAVSKMMQDMQSMQQQMAQSQDLQQQMQQMISQQQDLNQMMQQLQKMGEKGKEMLQQLQEMAQRQAAIRQEIEKMMRQYRYSKQLRNRLEGIYDEMREVEKLLKDGQNNEEVQNKQKRILTRMLEAGTMQEEDQYGKDRKEETAKTGTEGAQPSGDYAMTLKEKMRRAVDRPLPENIPPQYREALKYLYVRLAEETGR from the coding sequence ATGACGTCGTATAAGCCGTGGCTCAGCCCCGCCCATTTTCATCGCCTTTACCGGCGGAATTTTAGCCGACGCTTGTTGGAACTGATTCTATTGGCGTTGACGGGCGGTCTTTTGGGCCTGCAATTTTTATATTTTTCGGCGGAGATTTTTCGCCTGAGCAATCTGGCGATCAATATCGTTTTTCTTTTGATTGCAGTTGTATTTTTGAGGACGTTATATCGGTATGTTTTGGAATGGGCTTCTCATGGAATCCGCCTTGCATCGTATTTTCGCCAATGGGAGGAACGCCACCCCGAAGCAGCGAATCGCTCTTCGCTAATGATCTATGCGGAGAAACATCCCGAAGAGATTAAACGACTTGGCTATTCGTCCGAATTGCTGGAAGCCGACGACCGCTGGCTGTCGGGCTATCTCGAACGCATCGGCCAGGAAGAACAAAAATCGCTTTCCATCGTCCTGGCAATCGTTTTTCTCGCTGTTTCAATCTCTTCAGGTCTTTATTATTCCATACGAGGTGATTTGGCGCGAGAACGGCTAGATCGAATCGTTCAGGCGCTTTACATTCGCGGAACCTCGGTCGAACCGGCGGCGTTAGTTACGTCAAGCGCCGTTCAAGCGGCGCGGGGGGAACCGGTTATGCTTTCCGCCGTCCGGCGCGACGGCAATTTCGCCAGTTCCGCTTTTATTCATTTGGCGAATGCTTCCGGCTGGAAGACGTATCCGGCGGCGGTCTTGGGAAGCCGCATCGCGTTTTCCGTGCCCGCGCTGCATGAACGAATGGAATATTTTTTCTCCGCCGGCGGCTCCATTTCAAACCAAGGCTTCGCCATTCCCCTCGATCCTCCCGTATTAGCGGAAGGAGTCATTACCATAACGCCGCCGTCCTATACGGCGCGTCCACCGGAGGTCCTATCGGGACTGCGTCCTATATCGGTTTTACGCAACAGCCGCATCGTCATCGAAGCCACGGCGACAGAACCGTTGCAATCGGCTTCGTTTCTCTGGAACGAAGAAAGCCGCCCCGCCGAGGTCATTGGGAAAACGATATTCGCCGCATTCACCGCCGATCGATCGGGCGAATATTCCCTTCAACTGACGGACGAACATGGCTTATCCAACAACGGACGGGGCTATAAATTAACGGCTATTCCGGACGCGACGCCGGAAATCGCCATTCTTCAACCGCCCGCCGTCATTCCTATGCCCGCCGCCATGAAACAGCGGCTGCAAGTGCGCGCCAGCGACGATTACGCCGTGCACCGCATCTATTTTCACTACGCCGTGAATAACAATCAAAATACGGCTAAGGAGGAATTTCTTTGGGCGTATACTCAGGAAACGGCCAAAGACGTCGGTTCGGCGACGCAATTTTTCCTGACGTTCGATTGGGATATGGAACCGTTGATGATGTTCCCCGGCGACGAAGCGTCCTATTATTTCACGGCGTGGGATGGCGATCAAATTGACGGCCCCAAAATGGGGCGTTCTTCGACGAATATCGTCCGCTATCTCTCGCTCGTCGATCTTCTCTCCGATCTGGACGAATCGGAATCGCAGCAGGTCGGCGGTTTGAGCGACGTGGTCGAAGAGCAAAAGCAGATAACGGAAGACGTCAAAAAAACGCTGGGCAACGTAGAGGATAAAATCGAAAACGCCGCCGATAACGAAGAGAGCGAAAAAGACCTTTGGATGGAGAAAAAAGACCTGGAAGCCTTAAAGGATCGGCAGGAGCAGCTGGTCGAAGAAGCGAAAAAAATCGAAGAGGAATTGGGAAAATATCAACAATCCGCCGAAGAGAATCTTTCCCCGGAAGAACAAAAGCAGCAGGGATTCACTCCCGAAACTTTGGAAAAAATGACGCGCATCCAGGATTTGCTCAAGGAATTACTCGATAAAGACAGTATGCAGGTCATGCAGAAACTCGAGCAGACCGTCGAACAACTTTCCAAGCAGATCAATGCGGAACAATTGCAGGATTTGAATTTTTCTATGGAGAATTTCGAACAGCAACTGGAACGTACGCTGAATATGCTCGAGGACGCTTACGACGTCCGCCAATTGGAAGGGCTGCGCCAAATGACGGAAGAACTCGCCCAGCGCCAGGAACATTTGAAAAGAGAGACGGAAGAAATCGCGCAAGCCAAGCAATCTTTGGACGATCAAATCGCGCAGGCGGAAAAAGAAGCGGAAAACGCCGCTAAAACCGGCGAAAACGCCAGCGAAAAAAGTCCTGATGAGGGCAAAAAAGAAGGAGACGAATCTGCTAAAAGCGATGAAGCCGCCCAAAAACTGGAGGAACTGAAAGCCCAGAAAAAAGAATTGGAAAACCAGGAATCCATGCTGGCGGAACGGCAGCGCAACCTGGAAAAAGACGCAAATGAGATGATGCAAAAGATGCAGGGGATGCAAAAAAATCTGCAAGAGAAAAATCCCGTCATTTCCCAAAAACTCCAGGAAATGGCGGAAAAGGCCATGGCGCAGAATCTGCAAAACGAACTGGCGCAGGCGACGCAGAAACTGCAACAAGGTCAAAGCCAACAAGCCCAGCCCCATCAACAAAATGCGCAGAACCAATTGCAGGAAATGGCGCAGGAACTTCAGGATAATTCGTTCGATTTGGGCGGAATGAACATGCAGATGGATATGACCGCCCTCAAGCGGTTGGTGGATCGCGGCTTGTTCCTTTCCGAGCAGATGGAATCGCTGACAGAATCGCCTCTAGGCCGGGGAGCCGCGTCGCTAGCTCTGCGCCGCGCCAGCGCTTTCCATCGGGAATTGAGGCGCATCGAGGGCGAATGGACGGCGCTATCCCAAAGCAATCCCTTCATGAGCCGGGATGTGGAAGCGTTTTTGCGGCGCGGCGAAGAACGGCTGCAAAAGGCGGTAGACGCGGGGCAGGGCGTGCAATGGGTGGGTCTGCACGAAACGCGCCAATCGATGATGGCGCTCAATACGGCTGTCAGCAAGATGATGCAGGACATGCAATCCATGCAGCAGCAAATGGCCCAATCGCAGGATTTGCAGCAGCAAATGCAGCAGATGATTTCCCAACAGCAGGACTTGAACCAGATGATGCAGCAATTGCAGAAGATGGGAGAGAAGGGAAAGGAGATGCTGCAACAACTCCAAGAAATGGCGCAGCGCCAGGCCGCCATCCGCCAAGAGATTGAAAAGATGATGCGGCAATACCGCTACTCGAAGCAGCTGCGCAACCGCCTGGAAGGCATTTACGACGAAATGCGCGAAGTAGAAAAACTGCTGAAGGACGGGCAAAACAACGAAGAGGTGCAGAATAAGCAAAAGCGCATCCTCACGCGCATGTTGGAAGCCGGAACCATGCAGGAAGAAGACCAGTACGGCAAAGACCGCAAGGAAGAGACGGCGAAAACCGGGACGGAAGGCGCTCAGCCCAGCGGCGATTACGCCATGACGCTGAAAGAAAAAATGCGCCGCGCCGTCGATCGCCCCCTGCCGGAAAACATCCCCCCGCAATACCGAGAAGCGTTGAAATACCTTTATGTGCGCTTGGCGGAAGAGACGGGGAGATGA
- a CDS encoding sulfatase-like hydrolase/transferase, protein MNRKNEVQTMLTRRQFLLTSASAFVSAMAPFSLAGLEKSSRRPNVLILLSDQETERISRSWLRLPNRRRLEARGMRFTNAFCATPQCSASRASLLTGLNPHQAGVVANVDSGSLGKPLSPSIPCLGSVFRDQGYIMGYLGKWHLGNDENGLGAFGFPNKHDGSALRGEELANAAADWIRNQEETPWLLVVSFINPHDIYQISNHIQEPICDNVTLPDNFHDDLAGKPAPQRQYLEKDQGKVTLNWGKEEWLRYRSYYLNLIEKVDSHIGIILDALEAKGQSEDTVAIYSSDHGDMAGAHRLPFKGPFMYDELLNVPLTLSYPQRFAQGGVSDSLVSLIDIVPTLCEMSGIAWPKPLPGISLCPLFSQPNQPLRKEIYAEYYGKQKWINPINTIRTKEWKYNLYLQGGEELYALDRDPGEIKNLAADSAYAPIKKKLADSLQRFHTH, encoded by the coding sequence TTGAACAGAAAAAACGAAGTTCAAACCATGTTAACCCGCCGTCAATTTCTATTGACCAGCGCATCGGCTTTCGTTTCCGCGATGGCGCCCTTCTCGCTTGCGGGATTGGAGAAGTCTTCCCGGCGGCCTAACGTCTTGATTCTGCTTTCCGATCAGGAGACGGAGCGGATTTCCCGATCCTGGCTGCGTCTGCCCAACCGGCGGCGGTTGGAGGCGCGGGGAATGCGCTTCACGAACGCCTTTTGCGCGACGCCCCAATGCTCCGCCTCGCGCGCCTCACTTTTAACGGGTCTTAATCCTCACCAGGCGGGCGTTGTGGCGAATGTGGATTCCGGTTCGTTGGGCAAACCGCTTTCTCCCTCGATTCCCTGCCTTGGGAGCGTCTTTCGCGATCAAGGATATATTATGGGCTATTTGGGGAAGTGGCATTTGGGTAATGATGAGAATGGATTGGGTGCTTTCGGCTTTCCGAACAAGCATGACGGCAGCGCTTTGCGGGGCGAGGAACTGGCTAATGCGGCGGCGGATTGGATTCGGAACCAAGAGGAGACGCCTTGGCTGCTGGTCGTTTCCTTCATCAATCCACATGATATATATCAAATCTCGAATCACATACAAGAACCTATCTGCGACAACGTGACTCTTCCCGATAATTTCCATGACGATCTTGCTGGGAAACCGGCGCCACAGCGCCAATATTTGGAAAAAGACCAAGGCAAGGTTACTCTGAATTGGGGAAAAGAAGAGTGGCTGCGTTATCGAAGTTATTACCTGAATCTCATTGAGAAGGTGGACAGCCATATCGGAATCATCCTCGATGCTTTAGAGGCTAAAGGGCAAAGCGAGGATACTGTAGCGATCTATTCGTCCGATCATGGCGATATGGCTGGCGCTCACCGGCTGCCCTTCAAGGGGCCGTTCATGTACGACGAACTGCTCAACGTTCCGCTGACTTTATCCTATCCCCAACGCTTTGCTCAGGGCGGCGTCAGCGATTCGCTTGTCAGCCTTATCGATATCGTTCCCACTCTCTGCGAAATGAGCGGGATCGCCTGGCCGAAACCATTGCCGGGGATAAGTTTATGTCCCTTGTTCAGCCAGCCAAATCAACCCTTGCGGAAAGAAATTTATGCGGAATATTACGGCAAGCAAAAATGGATCAATCCCATTAATACAATTCGAACGAAAGAATGGAAGTACAATCTTTATCTTCAAGGCGGCGAGGAACTGTACGCCTTGGATCGCGATCCGGGAGAGATTAAGAACCTCGCAGCGGATTCCGCTTATGCTCCGATCAAAAAGAAACTCGCCGATTCCTTGCAACGCTTCCATACCCATTGA
- a CDS encoding heparinase II/III family protein: MRRWLIRLGMAFFFAAYSTVLLPAMEKGDILKTLKKSHPRLILTDERVAEIKQLIAKDKTAGKIYRDLQAEADRIMKAAPVEYKLEGPRLLSQSRRCLDRLYTLCLLYRLDKKKEYIDRARAEIYAAANFPDWHPPHFLDTAEMTHALAIAYDWFYNDLSPAERKVIRTALIEKGFEPYLRACRENTWWSVCSHNWNQVCNGGVGVAALAVADEEPEIASDILNFALENIKIALKEYAPDGGWNEGPGYWHYATRYTVYFLASLQTALGTDFGLSAMEGMDRTGFFRMDFTGPTNLTFNYADASPYAGGAAEMFWMADRYDKPVYAWHQLQRLNHPEALDLVWYTAKGEDPSQSGLPIDAFYRGVDVAFFRSAWNDPNALFVGFKGGDNKANHSHLDLGGFVLDADGIRWAVDLGGDDYNLPGYFGSKRWTYFRLNTHSHNTIMIDGQNQDPKAAAPIVRFDSKPDWAFAVADLSAAYASQAKKVVRGIAMADRKRILIQDEINALNPSVIEWSMLTPGEIQVDGSTAILKKSGKTLQAEILSPAGAAFHIESANPPAPEKQQPDIKKLVVRPAGKTENCRFAILLTPCSDGAQPPKFSKPIVPLDEWR; encoded by the coding sequence ATGCGCCGATGGCTTATTCGATTAGGGATGGCGTTCTTTTTCGCTGCTTATTCCACCGTCCTGCTGCCTGCCATGGAAAAGGGCGATATTCTTAAAACGCTGAAAAAATCGCATCCGCGCCTGATTCTTACTGACGAGCGCGTTGCGGAAATCAAGCAACTGATCGCCAAGGACAAAACCGCCGGCAAAATCTATCGCGATCTCCAAGCGGAAGCCGATCGGATCATGAAAGCCGCGCCGGTGGAGTATAAACTCGAAGGTCCGCGCCTGCTTTCTCAAAGCCGCCGCTGCCTGGATCGGTTGTATACTCTCTGCCTGCTTTACCGTTTAGATAAGAAAAAGGAATACATCGACCGCGCCCGCGCCGAAATCTACGCCGCCGCCAATTTTCCCGACTGGCATCCGCCTCATTTTCTCGATACGGCGGAAATGACCCACGCCTTAGCCATCGCCTACGATTGGTTCTATAACGATCTTTCTCCCGCCGAACGCAAAGTAATCCGAACGGCGTTGATCGAAAAAGGATTCGAACCTTACCTCCGCGCCTGCCGGGAAAATACATGGTGGAGCGTTTGCAGTCATAATTGGAATCAGGTCTGCAACGGCGGCGTAGGCGTCGCCGCCCTCGCCGTAGCGGACGAAGAGCCGGAAATCGCGTCCGATATCCTAAACTTCGCCTTGGAAAACATCAAAATCGCCCTGAAGGAATACGCCCCCGATGGGGGATGGAACGAGGGACCGGGATATTGGCACTACGCCACCCGCTACACAGTCTATTTCCTTGCTTCGCTGCAAACGGCGCTGGGGACGGACTTCGGCCTCTCCGCGATGGAGGGCATGGATCGAACCGGCTTTTTCCGCATGGATTTCACCGGACCAACCAACTTGACCTTCAATTACGCCGACGCCAGCCCCTACGCGGGCGGAGCGGCGGAAATGTTCTGGATGGCGGATCGCTACGATAAACCCGTTTACGCCTGGCATCAACTCCAGCGGCTGAACCATCCTGAAGCGTTGGATTTAGTCTGGTACACGGCGAAGGGTGAGGATCCATCCCAAAGTGGTTTACCCATCGACGCCTTTTATCGCGGCGTCGACGTTGCCTTCTTCCGCAGCGCCTGGAACGATCCCAACGCGCTCTTTGTTGGCTTCAAGGGAGGCGACAATAAAGCCAACCATAGCCATCTCGATCTCGGCGGCTTCGTATTGGACGCCGATGGAATCCGCTGGGCGGTAGACCTGGGTGGCGACGATTACAACCTGCCTGGTTATTTTGGAAGCAAGCGTTGGACTTATTTTCGTCTCAACACCCATAGCCATAATACGATCATGATCGACGGCCAGAACCAAGACCCCAAAGCGGCGGCGCCCATCGTCCGCTTCGATTCCAAGCCGGATTGGGCTTTCGCCGTGGCCGATCTCTCCGCCGCCTACGCCTCTCAGGCGAAAAAAGTCGTTCGCGGAATCGCGATGGCGGATCGTAAGCGCATCCTGATCCAAGATGAAATCAACGCCCTAAATCCTTCTGTCATCGAATGGAGCATGTTGACGCCCGGCGAGATTCAAGTCGACGGTTCAACTGCTATATTGAAAAAAAGCGGCAAAACGCTCCAAGCGGAGATTCTATCCCCCGCCGGCGCTGCGTTCCATATCGAATCCGCCAATCCGCCCGCGCCGGAAAAGCAGCAGCCAGACATTAAGAAACTCGTTGTTCGTCCAGCGGGAAAAACGGAAAATTGCCGCTTCGCCATTCTCCTGACGCCCTGTTCCGATGGCGCCCAGCCGCCAAAATTCTCAAAGCCTATCGTTCCTCTAGACGAATGGAGATGA
- a CDS encoding HD domain-containing protein, translating into MKGNLLVIDSKTSEMRSLLRNEAFQCMTKFLKDSAHSIQVGKLAVQLFDKLSLYHGYGEEERFYLECGAYLHDIGLAVGDKKHHKHSLRLILDGKLPSFNQRDKRIIANIARYHRRSSPKPNHHEFLLLSPTDREIVNKMAGILRVADALDRSRRLEIDELTCIVQNGVCQIYIDTPLSIEGEIKALDKKKDLFNKVFGLDVRLTAVGETREMATSEASPGSSI; encoded by the coding sequence ATGAAAGGCAATCTGTTGGTCATCGATTCCAAAACCAGCGAAATGCGGTCACTATTGAGAAACGAAGCTTTTCAATGTATGACGAAATTCTTAAAGGATTCCGCCCATTCTATTCAAGTCGGTAAACTGGCGGTGCAACTCTTCGATAAATTATCCCTTTATCATGGCTATGGAGAAGAAGAGCGTTTTTATCTGGAATGCGGCGCTTATCTGCATGATATCGGCTTAGCGGTCGGCGATAAAAAACACCATAAACATTCCCTGCGCTTGATCCTGGACGGCAAGTTGCCTTCCTTCAATCAGCGGGATAAAAGAATCATCGCCAATATCGCTCGCTATCATCGCCGTTCGTCTCCCAAACCGAATCATCACGAATTCCTATTGCTTTCCCCTACGGATCGGGAAATCGTTAATAAAATGGCGGGAATATTGCGCGTCGCCGACGCCTTGGACCGTTCGCGGCGATTGGAAATCGACGAATTGACTTGCATCGTTCAAAATGGAGTTTGCCAAATCTATATCGATACTCCCCTTTCCATTGAGGGAGAAATCAAAGCTTTGGATAAGAAAAAAGACCTTTTTAACAAGGTCTTCGGCTTGGATGTCCGATTGACAGCTGTGGGTGAAACTCGGGAAATGGCTACATCCGAAGCTTCCCCTGGATCTTCAATATGA